In Amycolatopsis sp. FBCC-B4732, the genomic stretch TCGACGTCAAGATCGGGTCGGCGATCGGGGACGACCCGTTCGCGCTCGGCCGCCGCGACTCCACCCACGTGCTGGTCGTGCTGGGCCGTCCGGTCACCGCGCGGGGCTTCTCCGAGGTCGCCCGCCGGCTGGCGTCGCTCGGCGCCAACATCGACGCGATCCGCAGCGTCGCCGACTACCCCGTGACGGGGCTGGAGCTGTACGTCTCGGTCGACCGCGACACCCCCGAGGCCGACACCGCGCTGCGCTCGGAGCTCGCCGACGCCGCCGTCGAGGCGGGCGTCGACATCGCCGTGGAGCGGGCCGGCATCACGCGCCGGGCGAAGCGGCTGGTCGTCTTCGACGTCGACTCGACGCTCATCCAGGGCGAGGTCATCGAGATGCTGGGCGCGCACGCCGGGGTCGAGCCGGAGATCCGCGAGATCACCGAAGCGGCCATGCGCGGCGAGCTCAACTTCAGCGAGTCGCTGGAACGGCGGGTCGCGCTGCTGGCGGGTCTGCCGGCGACGGCCATCGACGAGGTCGCCGCGTCGATCGAGCTGACCCCGGGCGCCCGCACCACGATCCGCACGCTCAAGCGGATGGGGTTCAAGACCGGTGTGGTGTCCGGCGGGTTCACGCAGGTCATCGGCGGTCTGGTGGCGGAGCTCGGCCTCGACTTCGCGGCGGCGAACGACCTCGAGATCGTGGACGGCAAGCTCACCGGGAAGGTCGTCGGCGAGGTCGTCGACCGGGCCGGCAAGGCGAAGGTGCTTCGCCGCGTCGCCGGTGAGTACGACATCCCGCTGGAGCAGTGCGTCGCGGTCGGGGACGGCGCCAACGACATCGACATGCTTTCGGCCGCCGGCATGGGCGTCGCGTTCAACGCCAAGCCCGCGTTGCGCGAGGTGGCCGACACCGCGCTGTCGCACCCGTACCTCGACGCCGTGCTGTTCGTCCTGGGGCTGACCCGCGGCGAGGTCGAAGCGGCCGACGCCGCCGACGGGCTCGAGCTGATGCGTCCGTGAGCAGCGTTCTCGACCCGCTGGGCGCCCGCTACGCCTTCTGGCTGGGGCTGCCGGCCGAAGACACGTCGGACACCTCCGACGAGCTCCCGGAGCAAGTCCGCGCGATGCCGGTCATCCTGCGCATCGAACGGGCCGAGCCGCCGGGCCGCACGCCGCTGCTGGAGGCCGCGGCGGCGGCCGCGCTGGCCGTGTGCCTGGACGAGCGCGCCGAGCCGGGCGGCGAGTGGGCCGAGCCGATGCACGCGTGGCTCGACAACCGGATCCGGAAGGTCGCGCGGCGGGCGCGGGGTGCGCACTGGGCGGCGGTGCAGGAGCTGCCGGGCGTCACCGTCGAGATCGACGGCGCCGAGGCGCGGGCCCTCGTCCCCGGTCTCGTCACCGAGACGCCCAAGGAAGTCGCGCGGCTGCAGATCTCGGGCAGCGAGCTGCCGCCGGACGAGCCGGGTCCGATCCCGGACGGCGTCCCGCTGCTGCTGCTCAACCCGCACGTGCCGATGACCGTCGGCAAGGCCTCGGCGCAGGTCGGCCACGCGACGATGATCCTCGCCGCGCTGCTGGACGACGCCGCGCTGGCCGGCTGGGCCGCGCGGGGATACCGGACGGCGGTGCGCACGGCGAGCCCCGTGCAGTGGAAGGAACTGCACCCGGGCGACGACCCGGAAGGCGCGTGGCGGCGCGACGGCGTCATCGCCGTGCGGGACGCCGGGTTCACCGAGGTCGACCCGGGCACGATCACGGTTCTCGCTCAATGGGCGCCGGAACAAGCGCGTCCCTGAGCCGGTTGGAGCGGGCATGGGACTCGAGGTTCAGCGTGACGGCAAGCACGCGTTCGTAGGGCGCAACGACCGGGGCGCGGAGGTCCGGCTGGGCCGGGCGGGCGCCGAAGGGGCGTTCTCGCCCGCGGAGCTGCTGCAGATCGCGGCGGCGGGCTGCAGCGCGGTGACCGCGGAAGAGCTGATCACGCGGCGGATCGGCGAGGACTCGAAGTTCCGCGTCAGCGTGACCGCCGACCGGCGTGAGGGCGCCTCGGAGCTGGACGCCGTGCACGTCGCGTTCGACGTCGACGTGTCGACATTGGCGGCGGACCAGCGGGAGGCGCTGGCGGGAGCCGTGGACCGCGCGATCGAGCGGCTGTGCACGGTGAGCCGGACGCTGAAGAAGGGGATCCCGGTGACGGAGGAGTTCCCGGTCTGACCGTCAGTCGGCGAGGCTCAGGACCTGCGCGCCCTGGTCGATCCACCCGCCGGGGCCGAGGTGGTCCTTGGCGTACACCTGGTGAGCGGAGTTGAGCAGCGCCTGACGTGGGCCGCCGTCGGACACGGCGATCGCCCGGGCGCCCTGGTCGAGCCAGCCGCCGCTGAGCTCGTCCTTCGCGTAGACCTCGCTGTCGGGGGCCAGGACGGAGACGCGGTTCTGCCCCGCGGACGCGAGGTCTTTGAAGTGGATGAAGTGGCTGAGCCACTGCGCGTCGGTAGGTGGGGGTGGGGGCGCCATTGACGGCCGAGAGCACGTAGGCCGCGTAGTTCGTGAAGTTGTGGCCGCCGTGCGCACCCCAATGGCCGTCGAGGTAGTGCTGCTCGAAGCTGTGCGCGGTGTGACCGGCGGCGATGCACGTGGCGTACGAACTGCAGGAGCGCAGAACTGTCACGCTGGCCGAAGCCGTTCCCGCGCCGGTGATCGCGGCTACCACAGCCACCGCGAAAGCCGTGCCGACGGTGGCGGATCTGTTACGCGGGGCGTCCCGTCAGTTCTGGGTGGATTCCCAGACGACGTAGGCCTGGTCGGCGTCCGTCGTCATGGCCTCGATGAACTTCTCGTTGTCGAAGCCCGGCAAGGCCTGGAGGCGCTCGATCAGGGCGTCGGCCGCCGGGTCGCCGCTCGGGACCGCGGTGCCCTTGCCTTCGGTGTCGACCAGCATGAAGAACACGTCTTCGTTCCATGGGCCGTCGGGGATCACGCGGACCATCACCGACGACAGGCCGGCCCACGTGACAGCTTCTTCGCTGCCGTCCGCGAGACGCCGCCGCACGCCGGTGTCGTCGACACTGACGGTCCGGGACTGTGCGCTGGACGAATCCTGGGTCAACCGGTGCTCCCTTGTTGCTGTGCCGCTGGTACCAATCCGACCACAGCCACGGCCGCATGACTTCCGTAGCGGCGGTTACGTCCCCCGTGGGGGGGCGGCCTGCTTTTGGCCGGATTGGTACCGGGGTTGCTTCACCGTACCGGTCGGTCCTGTGGACCGCGTCACGCGGGCGCGGCTGCGTCGAGCCGGCGCAGGGCCTCGCGCACCACCTTCGGGTCCATCGTCGGCCAGAACGGCGGCAGCGACGCACGGAGGAATCCGCCGTAGCGGGCGTTCGCCAGCCGCGAATCCAGCACCGCGACCACCCCGCGGTCGGTGACCGAGCGGTGCAGCCGGCCGGTGCCCTGCGCCAGCAGCAGCGCCGCGTGCGTGGCCGCCACGGTGAGGAACCCGTTGCCGCCGCGGGCTTCCACCGCGCGCTGGCGGGCCGAGGACACCGGGTCGTCCGGGCGGGGGAACGGGATCCGGTCGACGACCACGAGCTGCAGCGACGGCCCCGGCACGTCCACGCCCTGCCACAGGGACAGCGTGCCGAACAGGCACGTGCGGACGTCCTCGGAAAACTTCTGGACCAGCAGCGACGTCGAATCCTCGCCCTGGCAGAGGATCGGGAAGTCGAGCCGCCCGCGCATCTCCTCGGTGGCCTGCTTGGCGGCGCGCATCGAGGAGAACAGGCCCAGCGTGCGCCCGCCCGCGGCCTCGATCAGCTCCGCCAGTTCGTCCATTGTGGACGACGCGAGGCCGTCACGGCCCGGCGGCGGGAGGTGCTTGGCCAGGTAGAGGATGCCGTTGCGCTTGTGGTCGAACGGCGAGCCGACGTCCAGCCCGGTCCACTTGGGGCCCTTGTCGACGTCCGACGGCACTTCCTTCTCCGTCGCGGTCCCCGGCGCCTGCTCGACGCGGGCCGCGGCCGGCGGGAGACCCCACTGGCGCGCCATGGTGTCGAACGTGCCGCCGAGGGTGAGCGTCGCCGACGTCAGGATCGTCGTGTGCTGGTTGAACACGCGCTCGCGCAGCAGGCCGGCGACGCCGAGCGGCGCCACCTTCAGCGCCGGCGGGCGCGGGTTCGACGAGAACTTGTCGCCCGACAGCCAGACGACGTCGCGCTGGTGCGCCTGGTCGTCGTCGAACGCCTCCAGGAGCCGGACCGCGGTGTCGTGCACTTCGTCGAGCAGCGAGCGCGCCAGCTTGCGTGCCGTCGCCCCCTCGACGTCCTCCTTTCGGTCGGACCCGAGCGCGGTGATGCACGCGTGCGCGGCGTCGCGGATCGCCGGGATCGCGCCCTGCAGCGGCCGCGGCAGCTCGTCCAGCCGGCCCGCGGGCAGGTCGTCCACGATCAGCGCCAGCCCGTCACCCGCCTCCAGCAGGCCGTCGGCGACGTCGGCGTCGATCAGCTTGCCGCAGCGGCGCGCGGCCGACGCGCACATCGCGCTGGTCAGCTCGCCGGTGGCGACCGAGGTGACCCGGTCGACCAGGTCGTGGGCCTCGTCGATGATCACCACGTCGTGGTCCGGCAGCACCTGGTAGCCCTGCAGGGCGTCGATCGCCAGCAGCGCGTGGTTGGTCACGATGACGTCGGCGCGGCCGGCCTCGGCGCGGGCCTTCTCGGCGAAGCAGTCCGTGCCGATCGGGCAGCGCGAAGCGCCGAGACATTCCTTCGCCGTCACGGAAACCTGGCGCCACGCCTGGTCGGTGACGCCGGGGACGAGCTCGTCGCGGTCGCCGGTTTCGGTGTCCGACGCCCATTCCCGCAGCCGCGTGACCTCCTTGCCGAGGCGCGACACCGCGAACGGATCGAAGAGCTGGGCGTCCTCCGGCTCGTCCGGCGCGCCGGAATCCAGCCGGTGCAGGCACATGTAGTTGCGGCGGCCCTTGAGGATCGCGAAGGTCGGTTCGCGGCCCAGCGGCTTCTTCAGCGCCTTCGCCAGGCGCGGGAGGTCGCGGTCGACCAGCTGGCGCTGCAGCGCGATCGTCGCCGTCGAGACCACGACCGTGGCCTCCTTCTGAACGGCGTGGCGGATCGCGGGGACGAGGTACGCCAGCGACTTGCCGGTGCCGGTGCCCGCCTGCACGGCCAGGTGCTCGCCGGTGCGGATGGCACGCCCGACGGCGTCGGCCATTTCGACCTGCCCTGGGCGTTCGGCACCACCGACGGACTCCACCGCGTGGGTGAGGAGTTCGAGGACGCCGGGGAAATCAGTTCGGGCGGGCACAGCGACACACATTAGCCGCCGGGACCGACAGGATCGGTGATCCGTCGCGAACGGGCCGCTCGCGC encodes the following:
- the serB gene encoding phosphoserine phosphatase SerB, with the protein product MTQTPVLITTTGPDKPGVSSVLFAVLTRHDVDVLDVEQVVIRGQLVLGVLAGVYRDPEGLQEYVEQAMASVGMTVDVKIGSAIGDDPFALGRRDSTHVLVVLGRPVTARGFSEVARRLASLGANIDAIRSVADYPVTGLELYVSVDRDTPEADTALRSELADAAVEAGVDIAVERAGITRRAKRLVVFDVDSTLIQGEVIEMLGAHAGVEPEIREITEAAMRGELNFSESLERRVALLAGLPATAIDEVAASIELTPGARTTIRTLKRMGFKTGVVSGGFTQVIGGLVAELGLDFAAANDLEIVDGKLTGKVVGEVVDRAGKAKVLRRVAGEYDIPLEQCVAVGDGANDIDMLSAAGMGVAFNAKPALREVADTALSHPYLDAVLFVLGLTRGEVEAADAADGLELMRP
- a CDS encoding OsmC family protein translates to MGLEVQRDGKHAFVGRNDRGAEVRLGRAGAEGAFSPAELLQIAAAGCSAVTAEELITRRIGEDSKFRVSVTADRREGASELDAVHVAFDVDVSTLAADQREALAGAVDRAIERLCTVSRTLKKGIPVTEEFPV
- a CDS encoding ATP-dependent DNA helicase; the encoded protein is MPARTDFPGVLELLTHAVESVGGAERPGQVEMADAVGRAIRTGEHLAVQAGTGTGKSLAYLVPAIRHAVQKEATVVVSTATIALQRQLVDRDLPRLAKALKKPLGREPTFAILKGRRNYMCLHRLDSGAPDEPEDAQLFDPFAVSRLGKEVTRLREWASDTETGDRDELVPGVTDQAWRQVSVTAKECLGASRCPIGTDCFAEKARAEAGRADVIVTNHALLAIDALQGYQVLPDHDVVIIDEAHDLVDRVTSVATGELTSAMCASAARRCGKLIDADVADGLLEAGDGLALIVDDLPAGRLDELPRPLQGAIPAIRDAAHACITALGSDRKEDVEGATARKLARSLLDEVHDTAVRLLEAFDDDQAHQRDVVWLSGDKFSSNPRPPALKVAPLGVAGLLRERVFNQHTTILTSATLTLGGTFDTMARQWGLPPAAARVEQAPGTATEKEVPSDVDKGPKWTGLDVGSPFDHKRNGILYLAKHLPPPGRDGLASSTMDELAELIEAAGGRTLGLFSSMRAAKQATEEMRGRLDFPILCQGEDSTSLLVQKFSEDVRTCLFGTLSLWQGVDVPGPSLQLVVVDRIPFPRPDDPVSSARQRAVEARGGNGFLTVAATHAALLLAQGTGRLHRSVTDRGVVAVLDSRLANARYGGFLRASLPPFWPTMDPKVVREALRRLDAAAPA
- a CDS encoding peptidyl-tRNA hydrolase, giving the protein MSSVLDPLGARYAFWLGLPAEDTSDTSDELPEQVRAMPVILRIERAEPPGRTPLLEAAAAAALAVCLDERAEPGGEWAEPMHAWLDNRIRKVARRARGAHWAAVQELPGVTVEIDGAEARALVPGLVTETPKEVARLQISGSELPPDEPGPIPDGVPLLLLNPHVPMTVGKASAQVGHATMILAALLDDAALAGWAARGYRTAVRTASPVQWKELHPGDDPEGAWRRDGVIAVRDAGFTEVDPGTITVLAQWAPEQARP